A region from the Geobacillus vulcani PSS1 genome encodes:
- a CDS encoding penicillin-binding protein — translation MEVRKHRNTHQGAFILFCLFGFLFSLLFARFVQLEWTGKADGQTLAVIAERQHQQTRTIEAKRGTIFDRKGSILAEDVPSYTVVAILDPKMTTDPDHPRHVIDPKKTAEQLAPLLGMDAEAMERILTKKAKQVEFGSYGRNISFELKQKIEALHLPGIAFIRDTSRFYPNGMFASHVIGYAQKNAANETVGKMGVEKELDRYLREEDGYVSFAGDVNGFRLPGGKERIVKPNNGANVYLTIDGKIQSFLEDAMNSVEKQYKPKKMIAIVADPKTGEILAMATRPSFDPNKRDITNFLNDAISYPYEPGSTMKVFTLAAAINEGVYNGNETYRSGSYKVGPNTIRDHNDVGWGTITFNEGVQRSSNVAFSILVKEKLGEDRFLQYLHRFHFDRKTGIDLPNEAVGQIRYRYPIERITTGFGQGTSVTPIQQIQAATAIANDGKMMKPYVIEKVVDPDSGKVVIDHEPTVVGQPITAETARKVRDILETVVTSEHGTGRPYQINGYRVAGKTGTAQIPSPSGGYLTGRENYIFSFLGMAPTDDPKLLMYVAVQQPHLDVTETGAAPVSQIFTTVMKSSLQYLHIEPTGEKRMKAKTAQPQALDSWIGQPAASAAKQLKEKGYVPVVIGRGQYVEQQLPQGGDHVLLGERVVLKTDGAATMPDLRGFSLRDAMKVARILGLRPSTKGSGYVISQNIRPGAEVRKGDYLIVELTPPSQWEKAVGEKEKEAAERKEAEPHE, via the coding sequence ATGGAGGTAAGAAAGCATCGCAACACCCATCAGGGAGCGTTCATTCTGTTTTGCTTGTTCGGCTTCCTCTTTTCCCTGTTGTTCGCCCGCTTTGTGCAGCTTGAATGGACCGGCAAAGCAGACGGTCAAACACTGGCTGTGATCGCGGAGCGTCAGCATCAACAAACGCGGACGATCGAGGCGAAGCGTGGAACGATTTTCGATCGCAAAGGTTCCATTTTGGCTGAAGATGTGCCGTCGTATACCGTTGTGGCCATTTTGGATCCGAAGATGACAACCGATCCGGATCATCCGCGCCATGTGATCGATCCGAAAAAAACAGCGGAACAACTTGCCCCGTTGCTTGGCATGGACGCCGAGGCGATGGAACGCATTTTGACAAAAAAAGCGAAGCAAGTCGAGTTTGGATCCTACGGCCGCAACATCAGTTTTGAGCTGAAGCAAAAAATCGAAGCGCTCCATTTGCCAGGCATCGCTTTCATCCGCGACACGAGCCGGTTTTATCCGAACGGCATGTTTGCGTCGCACGTCATCGGCTATGCGCAAAAAAATGCAGCCAACGAAACAGTCGGCAAAATGGGAGTGGAAAAAGAGCTTGACCGGTATTTGCGTGAAGAAGACGGCTATGTGTCGTTTGCTGGCGACGTAAACGGCTTTCGCCTCCCCGGGGGGAAAGAGCGCATTGTCAAGCCGAACAATGGGGCAAACGTCTATTTGACGATTGACGGAAAGATTCAATCGTTTTTGGAAGATGCGATGAACAGCGTCGAGAAGCAATACAAGCCGAAAAAAATGATCGCCATCGTCGCTGATCCAAAAACAGGGGAAATTTTGGCGATGGCAACGCGTCCGAGCTTCGACCCAAACAAGCGTGATATTACGAACTTTTTAAATGACGCCATTTCCTATCCGTATGAGCCGGGATCGACGATGAAAGTGTTCACGCTCGCGGCGGCCATCAACGAAGGGGTGTACAACGGCAATGAAACGTATCGCTCTGGTTCCTACAAAGTCGGGCCGAACACGATCCGCGACCATAACGATGTCGGCTGGGGGACGATCACATTTAACGAGGGGGTGCAGCGCTCCTCAAACGTCGCCTTTTCGATTTTAGTGAAAGAAAAGCTTGGCGAAGATCGGTTTTTGCAATATTTGCACCGTTTCCACTTTGACCGGAAAACGGGCATCGATTTGCCGAACGAAGCGGTCGGGCAAATCCGCTATCGCTACCCGATTGAACGAATTACGACCGGATTCGGCCAAGGGACATCGGTGACGCCGATCCAGCAAATCCAAGCGGCGACGGCGATCGCCAACGATGGGAAAATGATGAAGCCGTATGTCATCGAGAAAGTTGTCGACCCAGACAGCGGCAAAGTCGTGATCGATCATGAGCCGACCGTGGTCGGCCAACCGATCACGGCGGAAACTGCGCGAAAAGTGCGTGACATTTTAGAGACGGTTGTCACGTCTGAGCACGGCACCGGCCGTCCGTACCAAATCAACGGCTACCGCGTCGCCGGCAAAACGGGGACGGCGCAAATTCCGTCGCCTTCCGGCGGCTATTTGACCGGACGGGAAAACTACATTTTTTCGTTTTTAGGCATGGCGCCGACAGATGATCCAAAGCTTCTCATGTATGTCGCTGTCCAACAGCCGCACCTGGATGTGACCGAAACGGGAGCGGCGCCGGTGTCGCAAATTTTTACGACGGTGATGAAAAGCAGCTTGCAATATTTGCATATTGAACCGACCGGAGAAAAACGAATGAAAGCAAAGACAGCCCAACCGCAGGCGCTTGATTCATGGATCGGCCAGCCGGCGGCTTCGGCAGCCAAGCAGCTGAAGGAAAAAGGATATGTGCCGGTTGTGATCGGCCGCGGCCAATATGTTGAGCAACAGCTTCCGCAAGGCGGCGATCACGTTCTTTTGGGGGAACGAGTTGTGTTGAAAACGGACGGGGCGGCAACGATGCCGGATTTGCGCGGCTTCTCGCTGCGCGACGCCATGAAAGTGGCTCGTATACTCGGCTTGCGGCCGAGCACGAAAGGGAGCGGTTATGTCATCAGCCAAAATATTCGTCCTGGAGCGGAGGTGCGCAAAGGCGATTATTTAATCGTTGAATTGACTCCGCCGAGCCAATGGGAGAAAGCGGTGGGGGAGAAGGAGAAAGAAGCAGCCGAGCGGAAAGAGGCTGAGCCGCACGAATGA
- a CDS encoding 2-dehydropantoate 2-reductase → MLQESGGEGVNIGIVGGGAVGLLLAAYLGRRHEVTVYTRRPSQARQLAEHGVALKKEGETSVVAVRAQPFAGAELDERLVFVTVKQYDLASVCAQIDAFRRVRTLVFLQNGMGHLEQLTVFADKNVLVGVVEHGAMRLDDRTVAHTGVGKLTLASRYGSLGDARELREGERGFPIEWADDWERILVDKLVVNAVINPLTALLQVKNGALLETASYRDMMRQLFDEVQHVLPLKDANRAWERVVRICQKTADNYSSMYMDLANGRRTEIDAILGYVLKQGEARGVALPVVRFVFSAVKGKEGGEADG, encoded by the coding sequence ATGTTGCAAGAAAGCGGGGGAGAAGGGGTGAACATCGGGATTGTCGGCGGCGGAGCAGTCGGATTGCTGCTCGCCGCTTATCTTGGGCGGCGCCATGAGGTGACGGTCTATACGAGGCGTCCGTCCCAAGCAAGGCAGCTTGCCGAGCATGGAGTGGCGCTGAAAAAAGAGGGCGAAACCTCGGTCGTGGCGGTGCGCGCGCAGCCGTTTGCCGGGGCGGAGCTGGACGAGCGGCTCGTGTTTGTGACCGTCAAACAGTACGATCTCGCTTCCGTCTGTGCGCAAATCGACGCGTTTCGCCGCGTTCGTACGCTCGTTTTTTTGCAAAACGGCATGGGGCATCTCGAGCAGTTGACGGTGTTTGCTGACAAAAATGTTCTCGTCGGCGTCGTGGAGCATGGCGCCATGAGGCTGGATGATCGGACGGTGGCGCATACGGGCGTCGGAAAGCTGACACTTGCTTCCCGCTATGGTTCACTTGGCGACGCTCGGGAGCTTCGGGAAGGGGAGCGCGGCTTTCCGATTGAATGGGCGGACGATTGGGAGCGCATTCTTGTGGACAAGCTTGTCGTCAACGCCGTCATCAATCCGCTCACCGCTCTATTGCAAGTGAAAAACGGGGCGTTGCTAGAGACGGCTTCGTACCGCGATATGATGAGGCAACTGTTTGATGAGGTGCAGCACGTGCTGCCGCTTAAAGACGCTAATCGGGCGTGGGAGCGCGTCGTCCGCATATGCCAAAAAACAGCAGACAACTATTCGTCGATGTATATGGACTTAGCGAACGGGCGCCGGACGGAGATTGACGCCATTTTGGGCTATGTGTTGAAACAAGGGGAGGCGCGCGGCGTTGCGCTGCCGGTCGTCCGCTTTGTCTTTTCCGCGGTGAAAGGGAAGGAAGGGGGAGAGGCGGATGGGTGA
- a CDS encoding DUF3397 domain-containing protein produces the protein MGDWLASMLATFVTAPLLLFLLVYFGARLVSRRKRAAFYAAVNAATAFFIAAVYFLLAVLFGKSYFVPLLLFLFGLHAAIALGYWRTKADFRLRTVFRVFWRASFLIFASLYAGLLVYGMAMRVAMSL, from the coding sequence ATGGGTGATTGGCTCGCTTCGATGCTGGCGACGTTTGTGACCGCGCCGCTTCTGCTGTTTTTGCTCGTCTACTTCGGAGCACGCTTGGTCAGCAGGCGGAAGCGGGCAGCGTTTTACGCCGCGGTCAACGCCGCGACTGCCTTTTTCATTGCTGCTGTCTATTTTTTGCTCGCCGTGTTGTTTGGAAAATCGTACTTCGTTCCTCTTCTTCTCTTTTTGTTTGGTCTGCACGCGGCGATCGCGCTTGGCTATTGGCGGACAAAAGCGGACTTTCGTTTGCGGACGGTGTTCCGCGTCTTTTGGCGGGCGAGTTTTCTCATTTTTGCCTCCCTTTACGCCGGGTTGCTTGTATACGGCATGGCCATGCGCGTTGCTATGAGCCTTTAG
- a CDS encoding UDP-N-acetylmuramoyl-L-alanyl-D-glutamate--2,6-diaminopimelate ligase — MKLLTLLSRLPGFWVHYGGNPDIAALEMDSRCVTPGSLFFCLKGFTVDGHDFADEAVARGAAAIVAERPLSVDAPVVLVSDSRRAMAILADAFYGQPTHRLHLIGVTGTNGKTTTTSIIEQIARKAGKKTGLIGTVHIKIGDRSYPASNTTPESLILQRTFKQMVDEGVEFAAMEVSSHALHQGRVHGCDYDVAVFTNLTQDHLDYHGTMEEYRNAKGLLFAQLGNRYDEHRPKFAVLNHDDPVSQYYKHMTAAPVITYGINEKSDVMAEQIHMTRSGMAFRLCTPYGAAAVETKLVGLFNVYNMLAAAAACLASGLSLEAITAALADVKPVPGRFETVDEGQNFTIIVDYAHTPDSLENALKTVRQFAKRNVYVIIGCGGDRDRSKRPLMAQVAVRYADVAIFTSDNPRSEDPKQILRDMEAGISAEIGKHVTIPDREEAIRYAIRQAEEGDVVLIAGKGHETYQIIGNDVIEFDDRAVARAAVKERG, encoded by the coding sequence ATGAAACTACTGACGCTGCTGTCACGCTTGCCCGGTTTTTGGGTGCACTATGGAGGCAATCCGGACATCGCGGCGCTTGAGATGGATTCGCGCTGCGTTACGCCCGGTTCGCTCTTTTTTTGCCTGAAGGGATTTACAGTAGATGGACATGATTTTGCTGATGAGGCGGTGGCGCGTGGAGCGGCGGCGATCGTGGCCGAGCGGCCGCTTTCCGTTGATGCTCCCGTCGTTCTCGTGTCGGACAGCCGGCGGGCGATGGCGATTTTAGCGGACGCGTTTTACGGGCAGCCGACCCACCGCCTTCATTTAATCGGGGTGACCGGCACAAACGGCAAAACGACGACGACGTCGATCATTGAACAAATCGCGAGAAAGGCCGGCAAGAAAACAGGGCTCATTGGCACGGTTCACATCAAGATCGGCGACCGTTCCTATCCGGCGTCCAATACGACGCCGGAGTCGCTCATTTTGCAGCGTACGTTCAAACAAATGGTCGATGAAGGGGTTGAGTTCGCGGCGATGGAAGTGTCGTCGCACGCGCTGCATCAAGGTCGGGTGCATGGCTGCGATTACGATGTGGCCGTTTTTACGAATTTGACGCAAGATCACTTGGATTATCACGGGACGATGGAAGAGTATCGGAATGCCAAAGGGCTGCTGTTTGCTCAACTCGGCAATCGCTACGATGAACATCGGCCGAAATTTGCCGTTCTCAATCATGACGATCCGGTTTCGCAATATTATAAACATATGACGGCTGCGCCGGTCATTACCTATGGCATCAATGAAAAAAGCGATGTAATGGCCGAACAAATCCATATGACCCGAAGCGGCATGGCCTTTCGGCTTTGCACGCCATATGGGGCGGCGGCGGTGGAAACGAAGCTCGTCGGACTGTTCAACGTCTACAACATGCTTGCCGCGGCTGCGGCTTGCCTGGCTTCTGGGCTTTCGCTTGAGGCGATCACTGCTGCGTTGGCCGATGTCAAGCCGGTGCCGGGGCGGTTTGAAACGGTGGATGAAGGGCAAAACTTTACGATTATCGTCGATTACGCCCACACACCGGACAGTTTAGAAAACGCCTTAAAAACGGTTCGCCAGTTTGCGAAGCGAAACGTATACGTCATCATCGGCTGCGGCGGGGATCGCGACCGGTCGAAACGGCCGCTCATGGCGCAAGTGGCGGTGCGGTATGCGGATGTCGCCATTTTTACTTCCGACAATCCGCGTTCGGAAGATCCGAAGCAAATTTTGCGCGACATGGAAGCGGGAATAAGCGCTGAGATTGGAAAGCACGTGACGATTCCCGACCGTGAAGAGGCGATCCGCTATGCCATCCGGCAGGCAGAAGAAGGAGATGTTGTGTTGATTGCCGGCAAAGGGCATGAAACGTATCAAATCATTGGCAACGATGTGATTGAGTTTGACGATCGCGCTGTTGCCCGAGCGGCAGTGAAGGAGAGAGGATGA
- the bshC gene encoding bacillithiol biosynthesis cysteine-adding enzyme BshC: MDVREIPLPAATKLAADYIAGVFPIESGFAYAWTDDEAFCRRLSHLQRRTYDRRGLADYLHAYHRRFFASPATMANIDKLRDERSVVIVGGQQAGLLTGPLYTIYKIITIIQLAKEQERKLGVPVVPLFWIAGEDHDIAEIDHVYVIEEGEVKKAAYPHKTNEKRMAADVPLDWMAAKEWIERVVKTYGETDVTNELLSFLSSCLDEGRTFVDFFAAIVLRLFADHGLVVLNAGDAAVRPLERRFFAALIERHRDVTAAVLAQQEALRALGYAPLIEIGSDAANLFYYDGRERSLLQYDEERGLFRNKAGTLVWTREELLELAETNPACFSNNVVTRPLMQEYLLPTLAFIAGPGEIAYWAELKEAFPLFGLEMPPVVPRLQATIVSRSLQTDLSDIGLEVADVLNGRLDEAKRKWRETTTQAPLASAFSKAKADIDAAHRPLRELGVAIDRGLERLVAKNAAIIQAQIEFLQHAFERSLLRKHETEWRKFWRIETSLRPNGALQERVWNVFYYINRYGFDFVEKLLAIRSPSNGMHKIVYM, translated from the coding sequence ATGGACGTTCGCGAGATTCCGCTGCCGGCGGCAACGAAGCTGGCGGCTGATTACATAGCCGGCGTGTTTCCCATCGAGAGTGGTTTTGCCTATGCCTGGACGGATGATGAGGCGTTTTGCCGGCGGTTGTCGCATTTGCAAAGAAGAACGTATGATCGGCGCGGGCTGGCCGACTACTTGCACGCCTACCACCGCCGCTTTTTTGCGAGTCCAGCCACGATGGCCAATATCGACAAGCTGCGCGATGAGCGAAGCGTCGTCATTGTCGGCGGGCAGCAAGCCGGGCTGTTGACTGGGCCGCTGTATACGATTTATAAGATCATCACCATCATCCAGCTTGCCAAAGAGCAGGAGCGGAAACTGGGTGTGCCGGTCGTGCCGCTGTTTTGGATCGCCGGCGAAGATCATGACATCGCGGAAATCGATCATGTCTATGTCATTGAGGAAGGAGAAGTAAAAAAAGCGGCGTACCCACATAAAACGAATGAGAAGCGGATGGCTGCCGATGTACCGCTGGATTGGATGGCTGCGAAAGAGTGGATCGAGCGCGTCGTCAAAACGTATGGGGAAACGGATGTGACGAATGAGCTGCTCTCCTTTTTGTCATCGTGTCTTGATGAGGGGCGCACGTTTGTCGACTTTTTTGCCGCCATTGTGCTTCGGTTGTTCGCTGATCACGGCCTAGTTGTGTTGAACGCTGGCGATGCGGCGGTGCGGCCGCTTGAGCGCCGCTTTTTCGCTGCGCTCATTGAACGCCATCGCGACGTGACGGCTGCGGTGCTCGCTCAGCAAGAGGCGCTGCGCGCGCTCGGATATGCGCCGCTGATTGAAATCGGGTCCGATGCGGCCAACTTGTTTTATTACGACGGCCGTGAACGTTCGCTTTTGCAGTATGATGAGGAGCGCGGCCTGTTTCGCAATAAAGCGGGAACTCTCGTTTGGACAAGAGAAGAGCTGCTTGAGCTTGCCGAAACGAATCCGGCCTGTTTCAGCAACAATGTCGTCACCCGCCCGCTCATGCAAGAGTATTTGTTGCCGACGCTCGCTTTCATTGCCGGCCCGGGGGAGATTGCTTATTGGGCGGAATTGAAAGAGGCGTTTCCGCTTTTCGGCCTAGAAATGCCGCCGGTCGTGCCGCGCCTGCAGGCGACGATCGTCAGCCGTTCGCTGCAAACCGACCTATCCGATATCGGACTTGAGGTGGCTGACGTACTGAACGGGCGGCTTGATGAAGCCAAGCGGAAGTGGCGGGAGACGACCACCCAAGCGCCTCTTGCTTCGGCGTTTTCCAAAGCGAAGGCGGACATTGACGCGGCCCACCGTCCGCTCCGTGAGCTTGGGGTGGCGATCGACCGCGGATTGGAGAGATTGGTGGCGAAAAATGCCGCCATCATTCAGGCGCAAATCGAGTTTCTTCAGCACGCATTTGAGCGGTCGCTGTTGCGCAAACATGAGACGGAATGGCGGAAATTTTGGCGCATCGAGACGTCGCTTCGGCCGAACGGCGCGCTCCAGGAGCGAGTTTGGAACGTGTTTTATTACATCAACCGCTACGGATTTGATTTTGTAGAAAAACTTTTGGCTATTCGCAGTCCTAGCAACGGAATGCATAAAATTGTATATATGTGA
- a CDS encoding stage V sporulation protein D codes for MRVSYVTVRKRLTIVFLIGILIFAIIDLRLGYVQFWLGDLLAERAKGLWGRNIPFEPKRGEILDRNGVPLATNMSAPTVYVIPRQVKNPAEAAKKLAGVLGGSVESIYKQITQKTSIVRLKEGRKISDEKAANVRSLDLDGVYIAEDTKRYYPFGSYLSHVLGFTGIDNQGLTGLELYYDKELRGERGSVQFYSDAKGRRMPDIADDYTPPTDGLNLVLTIDSRIQTIIERELDIAEAKYNPDGIIAIAMDPNTGEILAMASRPTFDPANYRSVPPEIYNRNLPIWSTYEPGSTFKIITLAAALEEHKVNLLKDHFFDPGYAKVAGATLRCWKKGGHGDQTFLEVVQNSCNPGFVELGERLGKETLFRYIKQFGFGEKTGIDLQGEGTGILFDLKRVGPVELATTAFGQGVSVTPIQQVAAVSAAINGGILYTPYIAKEWLDPETGEVVSRNTPKAKRRVISEETSKQVRYALESVVAQGTGKKAYVEGYRVGGKTGTAQKAQGGRYLQNNHIVSFIGFAPADDPKLVVYVAVDNPKGTVQFGGTVAAPIVGKIIEDSLRIMGVKPRKDQLEKERDWNEPKVIEVPNLIGMTKNDLQEQLFDLKLDVSGEGDVVVEQSPKPGVKVKEGSTVRIYLAKREAAEER; via the coding sequence ATGCGCGTATCGTACGTTACCGTGCGCAAGCGGTTGACGATTGTGTTTTTGATCGGGATTTTGATCTTTGCCATTATCGACCTCCGTCTCGGCTACGTCCAATTTTGGCTCGGCGATCTGTTAGCGGAACGGGCGAAAGGGCTATGGGGCCGGAACATTCCGTTTGAGCCGAAGCGAGGCGAAATTTTGGATCGCAACGGCGTTCCGTTGGCGACGAACATGAGCGCGCCGACGGTGTATGTCATTCCACGGCAAGTCAAAAATCCGGCAGAGGCGGCGAAAAAGCTGGCCGGGGTGCTCGGTGGCTCAGTGGAATCCATCTATAAACAAATCACGCAAAAAACGTCGATCGTCCGCTTGAAAGAGGGGCGGAAAATTTCTGATGAAAAGGCAGCGAATGTGCGCTCCCTCGACTTGGATGGGGTGTATATCGCGGAAGATACGAAGCGGTACTATCCGTTTGGCAGCTATTTGTCGCACGTGCTCGGCTTCACCGGCATTGACAACCAAGGGCTCACCGGGCTGGAGCTGTATTATGACAAGGAACTGAGGGGCGAGCGCGGCTCCGTGCAGTTTTATTCCGATGCGAAAGGGCGGCGCATGCCCGATATAGCCGATGACTATACACCGCCGACTGACGGCTTGAATTTGGTGTTGACGATCGATTCGCGCATTCAGACGATCATTGAACGCGAACTTGACATCGCGGAGGCGAAATACAACCCCGATGGCATCATTGCGATCGCCATGGATCCGAACACGGGTGAAATTTTGGCGATGGCGAGCCGACCGACGTTTGACCCAGCGAATTACCGGAGCGTTCCTCCGGAAATTTACAACCGCAACTTGCCGATTTGGAGCACGTACGAACCGGGATCGACGTTTAAAATCATTACGCTGGCCGCGGCTCTTGAGGAACATAAGGTAAATTTGCTGAAAGACCATTTCTTTGACCCTGGCTACGCCAAGGTAGCCGGCGCTACGCTTCGTTGTTGGAAAAAAGGCGGCCACGGCGATCAGACGTTTTTAGAAGTCGTGCAAAACTCATGCAACCCGGGGTTTGTCGAGCTTGGCGAGCGGCTTGGAAAGGAGACCTTGTTTCGTTACATTAAGCAATTTGGTTTTGGTGAGAAAACGGGCATCGACTTGCAAGGGGAAGGAACAGGCATTTTATTTGATTTGAAACGGGTCGGGCCGGTGGAGCTGGCAACGACGGCGTTCGGCCAAGGGGTGTCGGTGACGCCGATCCAGCAAGTCGCTGCCGTGTCAGCGGCGATCAATGGCGGCATTTTGTACACACCTTACATTGCCAAAGAATGGCTGGATCCGGAAACGGGGGAAGTCGTGAGCCGCAATACACCAAAGGCGAAACGGCGCGTCATTTCCGAGGAAACGTCGAAACAAGTCCGGTACGCGCTTGAAAGCGTCGTCGCCCAAGGAACAGGGAAAAAGGCGTATGTCGAAGGGTACCGCGTCGGCGGCAAAACCGGAACAGCGCAAAAGGCGCAAGGCGGCCGCTATTTGCAAAACAACCATATCGTTTCGTTCATCGGCTTCGCTCCAGCGGATGATCCGAAGCTTGTCGTGTACGTCGCCGTCGACAACCCGAAAGGAACGGTTCAGTTCGGCGGCACGGTCGCTGCGCCGATCGTTGGGAAAATTATAGAGGACAGCTTGCGGATTATGGGCGTGAAGCCCCGCAAAGACCAGCTCGAGAAGGAGCGCGACTGGAACGAGCCGAAAGTCATTGAAGTGCCAAACTTGATCGGAATGACAAAAAATGATTTGCAAGAACAGCTTTTTGACTTAAAATTAGATGTTAGTGGTGAGGGAGATGTCGTTGTGGAACAATCCCCAAAACCAGGGGTCAAAGTGAAAGAAGGCTCAACCGTCCGCATTTATTTGGCGAAGCGCGAAGCGGCGGAAGAACGGTAA
- a CDS encoding RsfA family transcriptional regulator has translation MTGVRQDAWTKEEDELLANVVLQYIREGGTQLEAFAEVGRRLSRTAAACGFRWNSCVRKQYKEEIEQAKQERKMRKKENASAKESEGQTKVETAVKSHLSWTEVLAFLQAEEQKARDARRTADENRALKNDMEQLQQMVTKLQMEKEALQKQLAAIQEEYKTLLSIMERARKMVTDSGKPAANAVAEGADGG, from the coding sequence ATGACGGGGGTGCGTCAAGACGCATGGACGAAAGAAGAGGATGAGTTGTTAGCGAATGTCGTGCTTCAGTATATTCGCGAAGGCGGCACCCAGCTGGAGGCGTTTGCTGAAGTCGGGCGGCGCTTGTCGCGGACAGCCGCGGCGTGTGGATTTCGCTGGAATTCGTGCGTTCGCAAGCAGTACAAGGAGGAGATCGAGCAAGCCAAGCAAGAACGGAAGATGCGAAAAAAAGAAAACGCATCCGCAAAGGAAAGCGAGGGGCAGACGAAGGTGGAAACGGCAGTCAAAAGCCATTTGTCATGGACGGAAGTGCTGGCCTTTTTGCAAGCTGAGGAGCAAAAGGCGCGTGACGCCCGACGGACGGCCGATGAAAACCGCGCGCTCAAAAACGATATGGAGCAGCTGCAGCAAATGGTGACGAAGTTGCAAATGGAAAAAGAAGCGTTGCAAAAACAACTGGCTGCCATCCAGGAGGAGTATAAAACGCTGCTTTCCATTATGGAGCGGGCGCGCAAAATGGTGACAGACAGCGGGAAACCAGCGGCGAATGCAGTGGCTGAAGGCGCCGACGGAGGGTAA
- the ftsL gene encoding cell division protein FtsL: protein MNDVAIKVAREQRHPAAPPSPKPRRKQRFRLSLAEKMLFVLFFLFVFYAAVHTVSNQVRIYELNKEVQKLEASIDEQKKENNDLYVEVQRLSAYERILQKAKELGLSLNENHVKVVQE from the coding sequence GTGAACGATGTGGCAATCAAAGTCGCGCGTGAACAACGACATCCGGCGGCACCGCCAAGTCCAAAGCCGCGGCGGAAGCAGCGCTTTCGCCTGTCGCTGGCTGAAAAGATGCTGTTTGTGTTGTTTTTCCTGTTTGTCTTCTATGCGGCGGTTCATACCGTCTCGAACCAAGTGCGCATTTACGAACTGAACAAAGAGGTGCAAAAGCTCGAGGCGTCGATTGACGAGCAGAAAAAGGAGAACAATGACTTATATGTCGAGGTGCAACGGCTGAGCGCATACGAGCGCATTTTGCAAAAGGCGAAAGAACTCGGTTTGTCGCTCAACGAAAACCATGTGAAAGTTGTGCAGGAATGA
- the rsmH gene encoding 16S rRNA (cytosine(1402)-N(4))-methyltransferase RsmH translates to MFRHTTVLLKEAVDGLNIRPDGIYVDCTLGGGGHSEYLLSRLSERGKLFAFDQDEAAIMHARERLARYGQQVQFVHRNFRFLQEELSALGVKSVDGVLFDLGVSSPQLDEPERGFSYQHDAPLDMRMDRKQRLTAAEIVNRWPYEELVRIFFRYGEEKFSKQVARKIEEVRRTRPIKTTGELVDVIKEAIPAPARRSGGHPAKRIFQALRIAVNDELEAFREALEQAIELLTSGGRVSVITFHSLEDRICKETFKKASESPPLPPGLPVLPDDYRPVLKIITKKPIVPSEEELERNHRARSAKLRIAEKL, encoded by the coding sequence GTGTTTCGACATACAACAGTGCTGCTGAAAGAGGCGGTCGATGGGTTGAACATCCGCCCGGACGGCATATACGTCGATTGTACGTTGGGCGGCGGCGGCCATAGCGAATATTTGCTCTCCCGTTTGTCGGAACGTGGGAAGCTGTTTGCCTTTGACCAAGACGAAGCCGCCATCATGCATGCGCGCGAACGACTCGCCCGCTACGGCCAGCAAGTGCAGTTTGTACACCGGAACTTCCGGTTTTTGCAAGAGGAGCTTTCGGCGCTTGGCGTCAAGTCCGTCGACGGCGTCTTGTTTGATTTGGGGGTTTCTTCGCCGCAGCTCGACGAACCCGAGCGCGGCTTCAGCTATCAGCACGATGCGCCGCTTGATATGCGGATGGACCGCAAGCAACGGCTGACGGCGGCGGAGATTGTCAACCGCTGGCCATACGAGGAGCTCGTCCGCATCTTTTTCCGTTACGGCGAAGAGAAGTTTTCCAAACAAGTAGCGCGCAAAATCGAGGAAGTGCGCCGCACGAGGCCGATTAAAACGACGGGAGAGCTCGTTGATGTGATCAAGGAAGCGATTCCCGCCCCGGCGCGCCGCAGCGGTGGACACCCGGCCAAGCGCATTTTTCAAGCGCTCCGCATCGCGGTCAATGACGAACTTGAGGCGTTTCGCGAGGCGCTCGAGCAGGCGATCGAACTGCTGACATCCGGTGGACGGGTGAGCGTCATTACGTTTCATTCGCTTGAAGACCGCATTTGCAAAGAAACGTTTAAAAAGGCGAGCGAAAGTCCGCCATTGCCTCCGGGGCTCCCGGTTCTCCCCGACGATTATCGCCCCGTGCTGAAAATCATTACCAAAAAACCGATCGTTCCTTCCGAGGAAGAGCTCGAACGAAACCACCGCGCCCGTTCGGCCAAACTCCGCATTGCCGAAAAGCTGTAG